Proteins from a genomic interval of Clostridia bacterium:
- a CDS encoding acetyl-CoA carboxylase biotin carboxylase subunit produces the protein MFSKILVANRGEIAVRIIRACKEMGISTVAIYSMADAEALHVSLADECICVGRATPAESYLNQKNIISAALVTGAQAIHPGYGFLSENADFAKLCRENGIVFIGPDAETIARMGDKDAARRLMKEAGVPTVPGSDIITDEKMLKSEAARIGYPLLIKARSGGGGKGIRLVEGEDELLNAYRTASGEALAAFGDGGVYMEKFLSPTKHIEVQLLADEKGHVIALGERECSIQLNNQKLVEESPSPAVTPELRKSMMDAAVKAAKAAKYTNAGTIEFLLDRDRNFYFMEMNTRLQVEHPVSEYTTGVDIVKWQIRIAAGVELAFRQKDIIIGGAAIECRINAKSAGTLGFMHVPGGPWVRFDTALYSGYNVPVFYDSMVGKLIVFAKTREEAIRKMHSALCELVLENIPNNIDEQLAILNDSDFKAGDYYTNFMTTRGW, from the coding sequence ATGTTTTCCAAAATACTCGTAGCTAACCGCGGAGAGATAGCAGTGCGCATAATACGCGCCTGCAAAGAGATGGGCATAAGCACCGTGGCTATATATTCCATGGCCGACGCCGAAGCTCTCCACGTTTCACTTGCGGACGAATGCATCTGCGTAGGACGCGCCACACCTGCGGAAAGCTACTTAAATCAGAAGAATATAATAAGCGCCGCTCTCGTTACGGGAGCACAGGCAATACATCCGGGGTACGGCTTTCTTTCGGAGAATGCCGATTTTGCCAAGCTGTGCCGTGAAAACGGCATAGTCTTTATCGGTCCCGACGCTGAGACGATAGCGCGCATGGGCGATAAGGACGCCGCGCGCCGCCTCATGAAGGAGGCCGGCGTGCCTACAGTACCCGGAAGCGATATAATAACCGATGAAAAGATGCTTAAGTCGGAAGCCGCGCGTATAGGCTATCCCCTGCTTATAAAGGCGCGTTCCGGCGGAGGCGGAAAAGGTATAAGGCTCGTTGAAGGCGAGGATGAGCTTTTAAACGCCTACCGCACGGCCTCGGGCGAGGCTTTGGCGGCCTTCGGCGACGGCGGAGTATATATGGAGAAGTTCCTCTCTCCGACAAAGCACATAGAAGTGCAGCTTCTTGCCGATGAAAAAGGGCACGTTATCGCGCTGGGCGAGCGTGAATGCTCCATACAGCTCAACAATCAAAAGCTTGTCGAGGAGTCGCCCTCCCCCGCAGTTACGCCGGAGCTGAGAAAAAGCATGATGGATGCGGCCGTAAAAGCGGCAAAAGCCGCCAAGTATACCAACGCCGGCACAATAGAATTCCTTTTGGACAGGGATAGAAATTTCTATTTCATGGAAATGAACACCCGTCTTCAGGTAGAGCATCCCGTAAGCGAATATACAACGGGCGTCGACATCGTAAAGTGGCAGATACGCATAGCGGCAGGCGTTGAGCTTGCATTTCGCCAGAAGGATATCATTATCGGCGGCGCGGCGATAGAATGCCGCATCAATGCAAAGAGCGCCGGTACCTTAGGCTTTATGCACGTTCCGGGCGGCCCGTGGGTGCGTTTCGATACCGCGCTTTATTCGGGATACAATGTACCCGTGTTCTACGATTCGATGGTCGGAAAGCTAATAGTTTTCGCAAAAACGCGCGAGGAGGCCATAAGAAAAATGCACTCTGCGCTTTGCGAGCTTGTACTTGAAAACATACCTAACAATATAGACGAACAGCTGGCCATCTTAAATGACAGCGATTTTAAAGCCGGTGACTATTACACCAACTTTATGACAACAAGAGGATGGTGA
- a CDS encoding acetyl-CoA carboxylase carboxyltransferase subunit beta, with protein MDLRGLFKRPANELEKGGRTPVEATAADTFEVKRECPECGAKIAESDLPEMYYVCTCGHHFRMNVRQRIDFICDEGSFSEMFSDLETKDIINFPGYEKKLREARLSSSEDEAVICGTASILGHKCAMFVMESLFMMGSMGTVVGERVTRLFEYATSEGLPVVGFTVSGGARMQEGILSLMQMAKTSGAVKLHSDAGNFYLTVLTDPTTGGVTASFAMLGDIIMAEPGATVGFAGARVIEQTIRKKLPQGFQTAEFLLEHGFIDLITPRSAQKRTISTLLAMHEKNTEAENVDGGDNV; from the coding sequence ATGGATTTAAGGGGTTTATTTAAAAGACCGGCAAACGAGCTGGAAAAAGGAGGACGCACTCCCGTCGAAGCTACCGCCGCCGACACCTTTGAAGTAAAGCGCGAATGTCCTGAATGCGGCGCAAAAATCGCGGAAAGCGACCTGCCTGAAATGTATTATGTATGCACATGCGGTCATCACTTCCGCATGAACGTAAGACAGCGCATTGACTTTATATGCGACGAGGGCAGCTTTAGTGAAATGTTTTCCGATCTGGAAACTAAGGATATAATAAACTTCCCCGGCTATGAAAAGAAGCTAAGGGAGGCTAGGCTCAGCTCAAGCGAGGACGAGGCCGTCATATGCGGTACCGCGTCGATCTTGGGCCATAAATGCGCAATGTTCGTCATGGAATCTCTCTTTATGATGGGCAGTATGGGCACAGTCGTGGGAGAAAGAGTGACGCGCCTTTTTGAATATGCGACAAGCGAGGGACTCCCCGTGGTGGGATTTACCGTATCCGGCGGCGCGCGTATGCAGGAGGGCATACTTTCGCTTATGCAGATGGCGAAAACGAGCGGCGCTGTTAAGCTCCATTCAGACGCGGGCAACTTTTATCTCACCGTACTTACCGACCCCACTACAGGCGGAGTCACGGCAAGCTTTGCGATGCTGGGCGACATAATCATGGCTGAGCCGGGCGCGACCGTTGGCTTTGCCGGCGCGCGCGTCATAGAGCAGACTATAAGAAAAAAGCTGCCGCAGGGCTTCCAGACTGCCGAATTCCTGCTTGAGCACGGCTTTATCGACCTTATAACGCCGCGTTCGGCTCAAAAGCGAACGATATCCACTCTGCTTGCGATGCACGAAAAAAATACCGAAGCTGAAAACGTGGACGGAGGTGACAACGTATGA
- a CDS encoding Bpu10I family restriction endonuclease: MPRGTHGEKIVAALESTKLPNSDKPRLEVALQKYDEWVRALDAADARTVDELIEKMVGLLNLYKFYIDVDLIFDSSEDFLYRQKGQLKLDNTVIEEFLPIFVRKCIIKEFGDCDVDIGSQTATFSSAYFASSLSSPAVGGGLSIKTKDQDFSMSRKLYLRSSYTPTFDAEKTVTVTTHLGYVMAELKTNLDKTMYQEASATAHDIKLAVTGAKYYLLCDFLDMTPISTATTDIDEILIVRKAKRISSNVRKEFSTFAGRQANRAWYTEYLTNNPYSADIFRRFIDHIFSQMKNEDLIEESVLDLGYF; this comes from the coding sequence ATGCCAAGAGGAACACACGGCGAAAAAATAGTTGCAGCACTGGAAAGCACTAAGCTTCCCAACAGCGACAAGCCAAGATTAGAAGTCGCTTTGCAAAAATACGATGAATGGGTTAGGGCATTAGATGCTGCTGATGCACGAACAGTTGACGAACTGATAGAAAAAATGGTTGGTCTTCTCAATTTGTATAAGTTTTACATAGATGTCGATTTGATTTTTGATAGTTCCGAAGATTTTTTGTATCGACAGAAAGGTCAACTGAAACTGGACAATACTGTGATAGAAGAATTTCTTCCTATCTTTGTGCGTAAGTGCATCATCAAAGAGTTTGGAGATTGTGATGTAGATATAGGCTCACAGACTGCGACATTTTCTTCTGCGTATTTTGCTTCCAGTCTTAGTTCCCCGGCAGTCGGTGGAGGTCTCAGTATCAAAACAAAGGATCAAGATTTCTCAATGAGCAGGAAACTCTACTTGAGATCATCCTATACCCCAACATTTGATGCAGAAAAGACAGTAACCGTAACAACGCACTTAGGTTATGTGATGGCTGAACTTAAAACCAATCTTGATAAAACCATGTATCAAGAAGCTTCTGCCACCGCACATGACATAAAGTTAGCTGTAACAGGAGCGAAATATTATCTGCTCTGTGACTTTCTTGATATGACACCAATCAGTACAGCAACAACAGATATTGACGAAATACTGATTGTAAGAAAAGCAAAACGAATCAGCTCAAATGTCCGAAAAGAATTTAGTACATTTGCAGGGCGTCAAGCTAATCGGGCATGGTATACAGAATACCTAACGAATAATCCATATTCCGCAGATATATTTAGGCGGTTTATCGATCACATTTTTTCTCAAATGAAGAACGAGGATTTAATCGAAGAAAGCGTCCTTGATTTGGGATATTTTTAA
- a CDS encoding acetyl-CoA carboxylase carboxyltransferase subunit alpha, whose amino-acid sequence MSGNTPFDKVMLARAKGRATAAEYINRIFTDFIELHGDRHFADDTAVVGGVAYLSDMPVTVISMEKGKDTKSKVYRNFGAPNPEGYNKALRLMRQAEKFSRPVVCFVDTAGAFCGLGAEERGQGRAIAQNLAEMITLKTPIISIFIGEGGSGGALALACADEVWMMENSIYSVISPEGCASILWKDPKKVKAAAQSLRLTAQDMLKLQVAEKVIPEKGSFDACCRNMAHDLTFAFEARKAQTADELVRLRYERFRKYGAQIVPEDF is encoded by the coding sequence ATGAGCGGCAATACTCCGTTTGACAAGGTGATGCTCGCCCGCGCGAAGGGACGCGCGACGGCGGCAGAATATATAAACCGCATATTTACCGATTTTATCGAACTGCACGGCGACCGCCATTTTGCCGACGATACGGCTGTTGTAGGCGGCGTGGCTTATCTTTCCGATATGCCCGTCACCGTTATTTCCATGGAGAAGGGCAAGGATACGAAATCGAAGGTCTACAGAAACTTCGGAGCGCCCAATCCCGAAGGATATAACAAGGCGCTAAGACTCATGCGCCAGGCGGAGAAGTTTTCGCGTCCCGTCGTGTGCTTCGTCGATACTGCTGGCGCGTTCTGCGGGCTCGGCGCAGAGGAGCGCGGTCAAGGGCGCGCAATAGCGCAAAATCTGGCCGAGATGATAACACTCAAAACGCCGATAATCTCTATATTCATAGGCGAAGGCGGCTCCGGCGGCGCGCTTGCGCTCGCGTGTGCCGACGAGGTCTGGATGATGGAGAACTCGATATACTCCGTGATCTCACCGGAGGGCTGTGCAAGCATACTCTGGAAGGATCCAAAGAAGGTCAAGGCTGCGGCGCAGAGTCTGAGGCTCACGGCGCAGGACATGTTAAAGCTTCAGGTCGCCGAAAAGGTAATTCCCGAAAAAGGATCGTTCGACGCCTGCTGCCGCAATATGGCGCACGATCTTACGTTTGCGTTCGAGGCGCGAAAAGCCCAGACTGCGGACGAACTTGTCCGTTTAAGATACGAACGCTTCAGAAAATACGGCGCGCAGATAGTGCCCGAGGATTTTTAA
- the accB gene encoding acetyl-CoA carboxylase biotin carboxyl carrier protein produces the protein MKIDDIRALAKIMKENDLTSLKIDEDGVIIELGRESAKRAAFVPAEAPKTSVSSEALASSPAAEAPAAPSDDDDVMTVTAPMVGMFYAAPNPKDKPYVTVGAKVKTGDILCIIEAMKLMNEIVSEVDGTVENIYVGNEHVVEFGQPLFRIRRD, from the coding sequence ATGAAGATAGACGATATACGAGCACTTGCAAAAATAATGAAGGAAAACGATCTAACGTCGCTTAAAATAGACGAGGACGGTGTAATAATAGAATTGGGACGCGAATCTGCCAAGAGGGCCGCATTCGTGCCTGCCGAAGCGCCGAAGACTTCGGTCTCTTCGGAGGCTTTGGCTTCGTCTCCCGCAGCCGAGGCGCCTGCCGCGCCGTCCGACGATGACGACGTAATGACCGTAACGGCTCCGATGGTCGGCATGTTCTATGCCGCTCCCAATCCCAAGGATAAACCGTATGTCACCGTCGGCGCAAAGGTAAAAACGGGAGATATATTGTGCATAATCGAAGCCATGAAGCTTATGAATGAGATAGTAAGCGAGGTCGACGGCACTGTTGAGAACATCTACGTGGGCAATGAACACGTTGTAGAATTCGGACAGCCGCTGTTTCGCATAAGGAGAGACTGA
- a CDS encoding TIR domain-containing protein, protein MTYNLFISHSWTYSDAYEKLVGMLNNATNFSYKNYSVPKNDPIHNASNASQLKAAIRNQMQHASCVLIMAGVYSTYSKWINIEIELAREMGKTIIAIEPWGSQRTSLVVKQAADKVVGWNTSSIVSAIRGW, encoded by the coding sequence ATGACATATAATCTTTTTATTAGCCATTCATGGACTTATTCCGATGCGTATGAAAAGCTCGTAGGGATGCTAAACAACGCAACTAACTTTTCGTATAAGAATTACTCAGTGCCTAAAAACGATCCCATTCATAACGCATCAAATGCTTCACAGCTTAAAGCCGCTATTAGAAATCAGATGCAACACGCAAGCTGTGTACTAATCATGGCAGGGGTTTATTCCACATATAGCAAATGGATCAACATTGAAATCGAACTGGCGAGAGAAATGGGCAAGACCATCATTGCCATCGAGCCGTGGGGGTCACAGAGGACATCACTTGTCGTTAAGCAAGCAGCAGACAAGGTTGTTGGATGGAACACAAGCTCTATCGTCAGCGCAATTCGTGGATGGTAA
- a CDS encoding DUF3847 domain-containing protein: MPRKQPTTLAECNAKLELAQKQLRQYQNREKMLKRKLSVEERNIRTHRLCARGGFMESIVPELKTMTEDEGKDFLYHIAKGADAQEYLKKRAKVVEVG, from the coding sequence ATGCCGAGAAAACAACCGACAACACTTGCAGAATGTAACGCCAAATTGGAACTTGCACAGAAGCAGCTACGGCAATACCAAAACCGGGAGAAGATGCTAAAACGAAAGTTGAGCGTAGAGGAACGCAACATCAGAACGCACCGCCTTTGCGCCCGTGGCGGCTTTATGGAAAGCATCGTGCCGGAGCTGAAAACCATGACGGAGGACGAGGGGAAGGACTTTTTGTATCACATTGCAAAGGGCGCGGACGCACAGGAGTATTTGAAAAAACGAGCCAAGGTGGTGGAAGTCGGATAA
- the fabZ gene encoding 3-hydroxyacyl-ACP dehydratase FabZ, with amino-acid sequence MNKEEIMKIIPHRDKMLLVDEAEVKDGEAIGKYTVRGDEHFLCGHFPGNPIVPGVILCEMMAQASCVLLSNLSAEATTPYFTGLDKVRFKKSVLPGDTLETHAVITRSKPPFYFASAKGYVEGKLCVSAEFSFALVANK; translated from the coding sequence ATGAACAAAGAAGAAATAATGAAGATCATCCCTCACCGCGACAAGATGCTTCTCGTTGACGAAGCCGAGGTAAAAGACGGCGAAGCGATAGGCAAATACACTGTACGCGGCGACGAACATTTCTTATGCGGCCACTTTCCCGGCAATCCGATAGTCCCGGGCGTTATATTATGCGAAATGATGGCTCAGGCGTCGTGCGTGCTTTTGTCGAATTTAAGCGCAGAGGCGACTACGCCGTATTTTACAGGGCTTGATAAAGTGCGCTTCAAAAAGAGCGTGCTCCCCGGCGACACGCTTGAGACTCACGCCGTTATAACGCGCTCAAAGCCGCCGTTCTACTTTGCGTCCGCAAAGGGCTACGTTGAGGGCAAGCTCTGCGTTTCGGCCGAGTTTTCGTTTGCTCTCGTAGCAAATAAATAG
- a CDS encoding helix-turn-helix domain-containing protein translates to MPDVMDAKQLAEALQISKAGAYSLLSSPDFPTLRIGGRKLVMKNELVEWLKSRTNRTP, encoded by the coding sequence ATGCCCGATGTGATGGACGCAAAACAGCTTGCCGAAGCGTTGCAGATTTCCAAAGCGGGGGCATACAGCCTTTTGAGCAGCCCGGATTTTCCAACCTTGCGGATTGGCGGGCGCAAATTGGTGATGAAAAACGAGCTGGTGGAGTGGCTGAAAAGCCGCACAAACAGAACACCATGA
- a CDS encoding sigma-70 family RNA polymerase sigma factor produces MDKQTGPKGFLVVLPGEIIEIPQDSDKSWLTLFYSLPRELAEKWKPAYELPRCPYEVLRTDKYDHIVCDDMFKLLVWDCYAWCAWQFFQVKDRKGNYRDIPGNWNQYAGYFPLWRLSYSIIPYIRMRFEQNGLGFQNLYNIPQGVEVPWLTYQQFSNLVGNVTDMVIAEQNWQPMIDAIWENRTMEDYETTSSTVKTDFMRKWNHNRSGKPISLDEMMENEDGDIFEVADPRGEFEQKVISEMQIAAFAEQSITEKDQEILKLRMDGLTEQEIADKVGYKTASAVHKRIAKIAGAYEDYVTAEYQKYLDK; encoded by the coding sequence ATGGACAAGCAGACAGGCCCAAAAGGTTTTCTTGTGGTGCTGCCCGGTGAGATCATCGAGATACCGCAGGACAGCGACAAATCATGGCTGACGCTGTTTTACAGCTTACCGCGAGAGCTCGCGGAGAAGTGGAAGCCAGCCTATGAGCTGCCCCGCTGCCCGTATGAGGTCTTGCGGACGGACAAATATGACCACATCGTATGTGACGATATGTTCAAGCTGCTTGTGTGGGACTGCTACGCATGGTGCGCATGGCAGTTCTTTCAAGTCAAAGACCGCAAAGGCAACTACCGCGACATTCCCGGCAACTGGAATCAGTACGCAGGATACTTCCCCCTGTGGCGGCTATCGTACAGTATCATCCCATACATCCGCATGAGATTTGAGCAGAACGGACTGGGCTTTCAAAACCTATATAACATCCCGCAGGGCGTGGAAGTGCCGTGGCTGACCTATCAGCAGTTCAGCAATCTGGTCGGTAATGTCACCGACATGGTGATTGCGGAACAGAACTGGCAGCCGATGATCGACGCGATCTGGGAAAACCGCACCATGGAGGACTATGAAACCACCAGCAGCACCGTCAAGACGGATTTCATGCGGAAGTGGAATCACAACCGCTCCGGCAAGCCGATTTCTCTGGATGAAATGATGGAGAATGAGGACGGCGATATTTTTGAGGTCGCTGATCCTCGCGGCGAGTTTGAGCAGAAAGTCATTTCTGAAATGCAGATCGCTGCCTTTGCCGAGCAGAGCATTACCGAGAAAGACCAGGAGATATTGAAGTTGCGCATGGACGGCTTGACTGAACAGGAGATTGCAGACAAGGTTGGCTACAAGACCGCCAGCGCAGTCCATAAGCGGATCGCCAAAATCGCAGGAGCTTATGAAGACTATGTGACAGCGGAGTATCAGAAGTATTTGGACAAGTAA
- a CDS encoding DUF3847 domain-containing protein — translation MSKQKTLAELNAEKDKIEQQLVQEQHKIHRLENRAAYYEKGDRRKRAHRLITRGAAIESVAPLAKVLTETEFYAFAEKVFDLPEVKGLLMVAVNEHNRAEQKERC, via the coding sequence ATGTCAAAACAGAAGACCCTTGCCGAGCTGAATGCCGAGAAAGATAAAATTGAGCAGCAGCTTGTACAGGAGCAGCACAAAATCCATCGCCTTGAAAACCGCGCCGCTTACTACGAAAAGGGAGATCGGCGCAAGCGGGCACACCGGCTTATCACTCGTGGCGCGGCGATCGAGAGTGTCGCACCGCTGGCAAAAGTTCTGACCGAAACCGAGTTCTATGCCTTTGCCGAAAAGGTTTTTGACCTGCCGGAGGTCAAGGGTCTGCTCATGGTAGCGGTCAACGAACACAACCGGGCCGAGCAGAAAGAGAGGTGCTGA
- a CDS encoding MobA/MobL family protein, whose protein sequence is MALFHFHVTQIKRSAGQSAVASAAYRAGEKLHSEYYGEDSDYTRKGGVICSEILLPSHAPPEYADRETLWNAVEKAERGKKAQLAYSFDIALQNEFSMQENIELTRQFLLDNFVSRGMVVDFAVHSPDKEDGGISNPHFHAMCPIRPIEPDGKWGNKQRREYVLDEHGERVLDKAGNYVFNAVPTTDWGSPETLEHWRQAWADLCNAKFAEKGLDYRIDNRSYERQGIDQLPTVHEGPSVRAMEAKGIRTDKGDLNRFIRKTHALLREAKEKINALIRWLKDVKAELEKPQPPTLNDLLALHCANRNKGAYSNKAKNANLQRYAEAFSFLQSKDLHTVDDLENTLHAMQNKIDTLKKSASAKQARIKEVDELLRMVDYYKSGKPTADKLKSIRFEKSRQKYKAEHDNELRTFYMAERKLKLHFKDGKLPITAWRDEKSRLEMEYRDLQQELTPLYADVKKLWAIHYNIYEVQHEQERQNSVTRQKKSEIEH, encoded by the coding sequence ATCGCACTATTTCATTTTCATGTGACGCAGATCAAGCGCAGTGCGGGGCAGTCCGCCGTGGCGTCTGCCGCCTACCGTGCCGGGGAAAAGCTGCATAGCGAATACTACGGTGAGGACAGCGACTACACCCGCAAGGGCGGCGTAATCTGTTCGGAAATTCTTTTGCCGTCTCATGCGCCGCCAGAGTATGCAGACCGTGAAACACTCTGGAACGCCGTGGAGAAAGCCGAGCGCGGAAAGAAAGCCCAGCTTGCATACAGCTTTGACATTGCCTTGCAGAACGAGTTTTCCATGCAGGAGAACATTGAGCTTACAAGGCAATTTTTATTGGACAATTTTGTGAGCCGGGGCATGGTGGTGGACTTTGCCGTTCACTCTCCCGACAAGGAGGACGGCGGCATTTCCAATCCGCACTTTCATGCCATGTGTCCTATTCGCCCTATTGAGCCGGATGGCAAGTGGGGCAATAAGCAGCGGCGGGAATATGTGCTGGACGAGCATGGAGAGCGTGTTCTGGACAAGGCGGGCAACTATGTATTCAACGCTGTGCCGACCACCGACTGGGGTAGCCCCGAAACCTTGGAGCATTGGCGGCAGGCATGGGCTGACCTGTGCAACGCGAAGTTTGCGGAGAAAGGTTTGGATTACAGGATCGACAACCGAAGTTATGAGCGACAAGGTATTGACCAGCTTCCCACCGTCCATGAGGGACCGTCTGTCCGCGCAATGGAAGCGAAGGGTATCCGCACCGACAAGGGCGATCTCAACCGCTTCATTCGCAAAACCCATGCACTGCTGCGGGAGGCAAAAGAGAAAATCAACGCGCTGATCAGATGGCTGAAAGACGTAAAAGCCGAGCTTGAGAAACCACAGCCGCCCACACTGAATGATCTGCTGGCACTGCACTGCGCCAATCGCAACAAAGGCGCGTACAGCAACAAGGCGAAGAACGCCAACTTGCAGCGCTACGCCGAGGCGTTCAGCTTTCTGCAATCCAAGGACCTTCACACCGTGGACGATCTGGAAAATACGCTTCACGCCATGCAGAACAAGATCGACACGCTGAAAAAATCTGCATCAGCAAAGCAGGCTCGTATCAAAGAAGTAGACGAGTTGCTGCGTATGGTGGACTACTACAAGTCCGGCAAGCCTACTGCGGACAAACTGAAATCCATCCGCTTTGAGAAATCACGGCAGAAGTACAAAGCGGAACACGATAACGAGTTGCGGACGTTCTACATGGCAGAGCGCAAGTTGAAACTGCACTTCAAAGACGGCAAGCTGCCTATCACTGCATGGCGTGATGAAAAGTCCCGTCTGGAAATGGAATACAGAGACTTGCAGCAGGAGCTTACACCCCTGTATGCGGATGTGAAAAAACTCTGGGCGATCCATTACAACATCTATGAGGTACAGCATGAGCAGGAGCGGCAAAACTCCGTTACACGGCAGAAAAAGTCAGAAATCGAACACTAA
- a CDS encoding helix-turn-helix transcriptional regulator, giving the protein MAVTYKKLFHLMIDKDLSNAELMEQAGFSANIITRLKRDNYLSLDTIEKICNTLNCGVDDILEFIKEPTEDTDD; this is encoded by the coding sequence ATGGCGGTGACATACAAGAAACTGTTTCATTTAATGATTGATAAAGATTTGAGCAATGCAGAATTGATGGAGCAAGCTGGTTTTAGTGCCAATATCATTACACGATTGAAACGAGATAATTACCTTTCCCTTGATACAATAGAGAAAATATGTAATACGCTTAATTGTGGTGTAGACGATATTTTGGAATTTATTAAAGAGCCTACGGAGGATACGGATGATTAG
- a CDS encoding recombinase family protein has product MTNTQSLGTIEATNPVLAVAPLKEETEMLRATDKITALYCRLSVEDLKEDKKGGKEDESNSIQNQKMILLQYAKEHRFPNPTFFVDDGYSGTNFDRPGFQAMLAEIEAGRVAVCCTKDLSRLGRNSSLTGLYINFTFPKYNVRYIAINDHFDTIDPNSTDSDIAGIKNWFNEFFAKDTSRKIRAVNKAKGERGVPLTTNVPFGYRKDPEDKTMWVVDEAAALVVKRIFKLCMEGRGPMQIAKLLQEEKVLNPTAYKKREGIKTPSPETADPYHWNTNTVVHILERREYTGCTVNFKTYTNSIWDKKQRETPVEKQAVFYNTHPAIIEQEVFDKVQEIRQQRHRRTKTGKSSLFSGMVYCADCGAKMRYCTTNYFEKRQDHFVCANYRSNTGSCSAHFIRAVVLEELVWMHMRTVISYVSRYKDHFRAVMEQKLRLSSEAAIRGHKKRLAQAEKRLGELDRLFIRIYEDNVAGRITDEKFSMMSKTYEDEQTQLKVEIQTLQQEIEEQERQIENLEQFIQRVRKYEDLDELTPYALRELVKAIYIEAPDKSSGKRHQGIRISYDLVGFIPVEELLKQETA; this is encoded by the coding sequence ATGACAAACACGCAGTCTCTTGGTACAATAGAAGCAACCAATCCTGTGCTGGCAGTTGCCCCTTTGAAGGAGGAAACAGAAATGTTACGGGCAACTGATAAAATCACCGCGCTTTACTGCCGCTTATCCGTGGAAGATTTGAAAGAAGATAAGAAGGGCGGAAAAGAGGACGAATCCAACAGCATCCAGAATCAGAAGATGATCCTGCTCCAATACGCAAAGGAGCACCGTTTTCCGAACCCGACCTTTTTCGTGGATGATGGGTATAGTGGTACGAACTTTGACCGTCCCGGCTTTCAAGCCATGCTTGCGGAAATCGAAGCTGGCAGAGTGGCAGTTTGCTGCACGAAAGACCTATCCCGACTGGGGCGTAATTCCTCGCTGACTGGGCTTTATATCAACTTTACTTTTCCGAAGTACAATGTGCGGTACATTGCCATCAACGATCATTTTGACACCATCGATCCCAACAGTACCGACAGCGACATTGCGGGTATCAAGAACTGGTTCAACGAGTTTTTTGCCAAAGACACTAGCCGAAAAATTCGTGCTGTCAATAAGGCAAAGGGTGAACGCGGCGTTCCCCTGACCACCAATGTTCCGTTCGGCTACCGCAAAGACCCGGAGGACAAGACAATGTGGGTTGTGGATGAAGCGGCAGCGTTGGTAGTCAAGCGTATTTTCAAGTTGTGCATGGAAGGACGAGGCCCGATGCAGATTGCAAAGCTCTTGCAGGAAGAAAAGGTACTCAATCCCACCGCCTACAAGAAGCGTGAGGGTATCAAGACACCTAGCCCGGAAACCGCTGATCCGTACCATTGGAACACCAATACGGTTGTTCACATTCTGGAACGGCGGGAATACACGGGCTGCACCGTCAATTTCAAGACCTACACCAACTCCATCTGGGACAAGAAGCAGCGGGAAACGCCCGTTGAAAAACAGGCGGTTTTCTACAATACCCACCCGGCAATCATTGAGCAGGAGGTCTTTGACAAGGTGCAGGAGATTCGTCAGCAGCGGCACCGCAGGACAAAGACGGGCAAGAGCAGTCTGTTTTCCGGCATGGTCTACTGCGCTGATTGTGGAGCAAAAATGCGCTACTGCACCACCAACTACTTTGAAAAGCGGCAGGATCATTTTGTATGCGCCAACTACCGCAGCAATACGGGAAGCTGTTCGGCACACTTTATCCGTGCGGTTGTTCTGGAAGAATTGGTCTGGATGCACATGAGAACTGTCATTTCCTATGTCAGTCGGTATAAGGATCATTTCCGTGCCGTCATGGAGCAGAAGCTCCGGCTGTCCAGCGAAGCCGCGATCCGTGGACACAAGAAGCGTCTGGCACAGGCTGAAAAGCGGCTGGGAGAGCTTGACCGCCTGTTTATCCGCATTTATGAGGATAATGTGGCGGGGCGCATCACAGATGAAAAGTTTTCTATGATGAGCAAGACCTATGAGGACGAACAGACACAGCTTAAAGTGGAAATTCAGACTTTGCAGCAGGAAATTGAGGAACAGGAACGACAGATTGAAAACTTGGAGCAGTTTATCCAGCGGGTACGCAAATATGAGGATTTGGACGAGCTTACCCCCTATGCGCTGCGGGAGCTTGTCAAGGCAATCTACATTGAAGCTCCGGACAAGTCCAGCGGCAAGCGGCATCAGGGCATCCGCATTTCCTATGACCTTGTGGGCTTTATCCCCGTGGAAGAACTGCTGAAACAGGAAACGGCGTGA